The Streptomyces sp. HUAS MG91 sequence GGCGGCGCGACCGTGTCCTCGTAGCGCACGGCCTTGAAGTCCGTCGACAGTACGCCGTTCCCGGCCACCGCGAACGCCGTGACGTACCGGTCCGTCGAACCGCCGAAGTCGGTCAGCAGGCAGCGGCACTCCACGTACAGGGAAGTGCGGAAGATCTCCTCGGGGGCGCAGGCGCGCAGGGTCGTGCGGACCGTGGACGTGCTCGTGCCCGAGTAGACCTTGAAGCCGCCGCTGTGGTCGTTGTCGGCCGCCACCCGCAGGTGCAGCTCTGGCCGGCCGTCGGCGTCGGGCCTGAGGTAGACGATCGACGCCGGGGCCACCGCGCGCCGGGACGTCACCGACACCGGCTTCGCCCGGTGCCCGGCCGCGTCCACGGCGTACACCGTGTAGGCGCGGCGCACGCCCGGCTTCGCCGTCGTGTCCCGGTAGGCGGCGGCGTCGGCGGTGCCGAGCAGCACCGGGGCGCCGGCCGCGCCCTCGTCGAGGCCGTACACCTGCCAGCTCACGGCGTCGTCGGCCGGCGCGGCCCACGACAGCGCGACCCCGCCCGCGTCCGGCTTCGCCGCGAGACCGGTCACCGCGCCCGGCGCCTTCGTGTCCGGCGTGGTCACCGCGACGGGCGTGGTCCGCGCCGAGGTGTTGCCCGCCGCGTCCGTCGCGCTCACCGTGTAGTGGTACGTCGTCTTCTGCGCGGGCGTCTCGTCGTACAGGTACTGCTCACCCGGCGTCTCGCGCAGGTCCATCGTGGCGACCTTGGTGTACGGGCCCGCCGCGGCCGTGGCCCGCCACAGCGTGAAGAGCGGCCCCTCGGCCTCCCGCACCTGGCCCAGCCAGACGTTCACGCGCGGCTCGCCCAGGATCGTCGACACCGAGACGTCCGACGCGGGCACGTAGGGCACCGGCGGGGCGGTCCTGTCGGGCGGCGTCACGTACGGGCCGCAGCCCCACGCCCCGTAGTTGGTCCACTTGTCCACGGCCGCGATGCAGAACCGGTACTTCCGGCCGTCCTTCGGCAGGGCGTACGACGCCGTGGTGCCGGTGGTCGTCCAGTCCGTGACGCCGGTCCCGTCCGTCTCGACCAGGACGCGGTAGTGCTTGATGTCCAGCTCGCGGTTCTTCGTCCAGGTCGCGTTCGCCCTGCCGGTCGCCGCGTCGTACGTGGTCCTGATGCCGGTCGGCGCGAGCGGCTTCTTGGAGTCGGACGAGGCGGGCCAGGTGAACTTCACCCGGGACAGGCCGGTCCAGTTCGCGTGGTCGACGCGGACGGTGTGGCTGCCCGAGCCGATGCAGAACGTGCCCGGGACGCTGTTCCCGGCGTCACCGGTGTTCTTCCACTTGTCGACCTTGCGCACCCCGTCCACGTACAGTCGCAGCCCGTCCGTGCCGGAGAGGCGGTACGTGAAGCAGCCGCCCGAGCCGAAGTCGCGGGTCAGCGACCAGCGCACGGAGAAGTTGTTCGTGGCCATCCCGGAGAGCGGCGCGCCGGTCCACTTCTGGTCGACGGTGGTGTCGCAGTCCGTCTTCTTCGGGGTGCCCGAGAAGCTGGTGTTCGAGTAGAACGTCCGCTTGAACGTGGTGTCGCCGCAGGTCACGGTCGCGTGGGCGGCGGGTGCCGCGAGGAGCGCGCCGCCCAGCGGCAGGGCGAGCGCCAGGCCGGCCGCCGCGGCACGGCGTCCGGCCACGAATCTGTCTGTGATCACGCAGACAGGACCATCGTGACGGCCCCGGGGTTGTACCGCGGGACAATCCGTTTTCCGTCGCCCCGGGGAAGCTGGGACAATGGCGGGACGCGGAGAGCGCCGCGTACCCCGAGACAAGAGAAGGACCGACTGACCGTGGCCCAGAGCACGAGCGCGGAGCCCCAGGAGAATGCCGACTGGGTGTCCCGATTCGCGGACGATGTCATCGCCGAGTCCGAGCGTCGTGCCCCGGGCAAACCGGTCGTCGTCGCCTCCGGCCTCTCCCCGTCGGGCCCGATCCACCTGGGCAACCTGCGCGAGGTCATGACCCCGCACCTGGTCGCCGACGAGATCCGGCGCCGCGGCCGCACGGTCCGCCACCTGATCTCCTGGGACGACTTCGACCGCTACCGCAAGGTCCCGAACGGCGTGCCGGGCACCGACGCGTCCTGGGCCGAGCACATCGGCAAGCCGCTGACCTCGGTCCCGGCCCCGGCCGGATCGGCGTACCCGAACTGGGCGGAGCACTTCAAGGCCGCCATGGTCGAGGCCCTCGCGGACCTCGGCGTCGAGTTCGACGGCATCAGCCAGACCGAGCAGTACACGTCGGGCACCTACCGCGAGCAGATCCTGCACGCGATGAGGCACCGCGGCGACATCGACGCGATCCTCGACCAGTACCGCACGAAGAAGGACCCCGGCAAGAAGCCGCAGCAGAAGAACCAGAAGCCGGTCGACGAGGCCGAGCTGGAGGCCGCCGAGGGCTCCGGCGCGGCCGACGAGGACGACGGCAGCGGCGGCACCGGCGGGTACTACCCGTACAAGCCGTTCTGCGGCGAGTGCGGCAAGGACCTCACCACCGTCACGTCGTACGACGACGAGACGACGGAGCTGTCCTACACCTGCACCCTCGACGGCTTCACCGAGACCGTCCTGCTGTCGGAGTTCAACCGCGGCAAGCTGGTCTGGAAGGTCGACTGGCCGATGCGCTGGGCGTACGAGGGCGTCATCTTCGAGCCGAGCGGCGTCGACCACTCGTCGCCGGGTTCGTCGTTCCAGGTCGGCGGCCAGATCGTCGACCAGGTCTTCGGCGGCAAGCAGCCGATCGGCCCGATGTACGCGTTCGTCGGCATCTCCGGCATGGCCAAGATGTCGTCGTCGAAGGGCGGCGTGCCCACCCCCGGCGACGCGCTCCAGATCATGGAGCCGCAGATCCTGCGCTGGCTCTACGCCCGCCGCCGTCCCAACCAGTCGTTCAAGATCGCCTTCGACCAGGAGATCCAGCGGCTCTACGACGAGTGGGACAAGCTCTCCGCCAAGGTGGCGGACGGCTCGGCGCTGCCCGCCGACGCCGCCGCGTACAGCCGGGCCATCGGCGTCGCCGGGCGCGAACTGCCGCGTACGCCGCGGCCGTTGCCGTACCGCACGCTGGCCTCCGTCGCCGACGTCACGGCCGGGGACACCGAGCAGACCCTGCGCATCCTCTCCGAGCTCGACCCGGAGAACCCGGTCACCGCTCTCGTCTCCGTGCGCCCGCGCCTGGACAAGGCCGAGGCCTGGATCACCAAGTACGTGCCCGCCGAGTCCCGCACCATCGTGCGCACCGAGCCGGACACCGAGGCGCTCGCCGCGCTCGACGAGGCGTCCCGCGCCTCGATCCGGCTGCTGCTCGACGGGCTCGACTCGCACTGGTCGCTCGACGGGCTGACCCATCTCGTCTACGGCGTTCCGAAGGTGCAGGCCGGCTACTCCGCCGACGCCACCGCCAAGGAACTCCCCGCCGAGATCAAGGTGGCCCAGCGCTCGTTCTTCGCGCTCCTCTACGACCTTCTGGTCGGCCGGGACACCGGGCCGCGGCTGCCCACGCTGCTGCTGGCGGTGGGGGCGGAGCGGGTGCGCAGGCTGCTCGGCGCATAGCGCCTCCGGCGGCACCGGGATCCTTTCCGGTGCCGCCGTTTTTTTGGGTGCGTGGTCGGGCGCGGGTCTCGTCGTGGCTGGTCGCGCAGTTCCCCGCGCCCCTGAGGCATGCGCTGCGCGCAGCCTCCCCGGGCCGCCGGTCAGGAGCCCGAGAAGGTGTCCCCGAACATCGGGTCGTAGCCCGAGCGCGTGATGCCGGTGGCGGGGCCGGTGAAGGTGGTCACGCCGGTCAGGGACACCCCGCCGGAGGCCCCGCGGAGCACGGTCACGGAGCCGTCGTCGCTGTTCTCGCCGCCGTTGCCCACGGACAGGTCGGCGCGGCCGTCCTTGTTGTGGTCGGCGAAGTGGAGGGCCTCGCCGAACAGGTCGAAGAACTCGTTCGAGTCCGGGACGCCCGGGGTGCCCTGGTTGAAGGACTGGGCGCCGGTCCCGGTCAGACCGGAGGCGCCGCCGCGCAGCACCCACACGTTGCCGGCGGCGTCGGAGATGCTGTCGGAGCCGAAGGCCTCCGACGGCGCGGCGACGGCGAGGTCCGCGTACCCGTCACCGTTGGCGTCGCCCGCGGCGAGCGCGTCGCCGAACGAGTCGCCGTACTCGTCCGCCCCCGGCACCCCGGCCGTCGCCTGGCTGAAGACGCCGGTGCGCGTGGTGTCGACGCCCGCCGCACCGCCGTAGTACACGGTGACGGAGCCGCCCTTGGCGACCTGGCCGCCGGTGGAGTCGTCGCCGACGGCCAGATCGTCGTGGCCGTCATGGTCGAAGTCGCCCGCGGCCAGCGCCGAGGCGTTCTCCGTGCTCGCCCGCGTCTGCAGGGCGGAGGGCCCGCCCGCGGCGCCCAGGTAGACGAAGGCTCCCGTGAAGGTGCCCACCACCAGGTCGTCCGTGCCGTCGTCGTCGAAGTCGCCCGCGGTGAGCTGCACCGCGCCCTCCGGGTACCCGCCCGACCGGATGGCCGTGTCGAGGCGCAGCTTCCCGGCCGCGCCCGCGGACTTGGTGAAGCCGCCCTTGAAGATCCACACGTCCTTGCCGGTGGAGCCGACCGCCAGGTCCGCCTTCCCGTCACCGGTGAAGTCGCCGACCGCGAGGGACTGGCCGAAGCGGTCGTGGCCCGACTTGTTCGGGTCGCTGATCGTCGTACCGCCGGACAGACCGGACGCACTGCCCCACAGGATCGTGACCGAGCCGCCGTCCTTGTCGCTGCCGACGTCCTCCAGCGGCGTGCCCACGACGAGATCGCCGTAGCCGTCGCGGTTGAGGTCCCCGTGCGCCAGCTCGGTGCCGAACCGGTCGTTCGTCTCCGACGCCCCCGGCACCCCGGACGAACTCTGCGACGTGATCTTGTGGCGGGCGGCGCTGACACCGCTCTTCGACCCGTAGTTCACGACGACGGCACCCGTCTTCGCCTTCCCGTTCGCGACCGCGCCCGGGGCGCCCGTCGCCAGGTCGTGGTAGCCGTCGCCGTTGAAGTCGTCGGCGTAACCGGACGGGGCGGCGCTCGCGGCGCCGGGCAGGACAACGAGAAGACCACCGGCCAGGGCCGTCACGGCGGCGGTGGCGCCGATGACGAGGCTGCGTCTGGGGCGCTTGTGGCGGGACATGGGTTCCCTTCGTCGGGGCGGATCGGTGACCGGTGGGGGCGGCAGGGCCGTGGGGCAGGGCAGCACGGCCGCAGGTCAAGACACCGCGGCCGCCGAAATGGTTGCAGGCCCCATGTAAGCCTGGCGAATGATTATGCGATGTGGTCGTCCACGAACTCCGCGTTCAGGCGCTTGCTGAACATCTCGTGGTAGCGGGCCAGATCGCGCTGGGAGAGCCGGCTACCGTAGGTCGCCTCCACGTTCGCCTGGAACGCGCCCGGCGTCGGCATGCCCTCACCGTCTATCGAGTACCGGAACACCTCGTACAGGTCCTCGTCCGACGGCGCCGACGGCTGCGCCGCCCCGTCACCGAGCGGCCGCGTCCCGCCCGCCCCGGTCGGCACCGGGAACTCCGGGTCGGCCTCCGGCTGCGGCTGAGGTTCCGGCTGGGGCTGGGGCTGCGGTTGCGGCTGTGCCACGGGGGCGGGCTCCGGCGCCCGCTGGTGCGGCACCGGCACCGGGACCTGCTGCGGCTGCTGCTGCGGCGCCTCCGGAGGCACGAAGTTCGGGTCGTAGTCGCCGTTGTACTCGACCTGCCGCGGCTGCGCGAACCACTGGCTCGGCACCTGCGCCCCGGACTCCGCCTCGGGGCCGGCCGGGTGCGGCTGTTCCTGCGACTGTTCCTGGAGCTGCTGCTGCGGGGCCTGCTGTGGGGCCTGGGCCTGCTGGGGGTGCTGAGCCGACTGGGCCTGCTGGTTCTGCTGCGCCTGCTGGGGATGCTCCTGCGCCCGCTCCTCCTGCGCCTGCTCCCGCTGTTGCGGAACCGGGCGCTCCAGCACGGGGAGTTCCTGCCGGGAGCGGACCTCGGGCTGCGGCGGCAGCAGCTGAGGCTCGATACCGGCCGCCGCGAGCCCCGCCGGAGCGGTCTCCGCCAGCGGCACCCCGTACCGCGCGAGCCGCAGCGGCATCAGCGACTCCACCGGAGCCTTGCGCCGCCACGCCCGCCCGAACCGGGAGCGCAGCCGCGCCTGGTACACCAGCCGCTCCTGCTCCAGCTTGATGACGGCCTCGTACGAACGCAGCTCCCACAGCTTCATCCGGCGCCACAGCAGAAATGTGGGCAGCGGCGACAGCAGCCACCGCGTGATCCGCACGCCCTCCATGTGCTTGTCCGCGGTGATGTCCGCGATCCGGCCGATGGCGTGCCGGGCCGCCTCCACCGACACCACGAACAGGATCGGGATGACCGCGTGCATGCCGACGCCCAGCGGATCGGGCCAGGCCGCCGCGCCGTTGAACGCGATCGTCGCCGCCGTCAGCAGCCACGCCGTCTGCCGCAGGAGCGGGAAGGGGATACGGATCCAGGTCAGGAGCAGGTCCAGCGCGAGCAGCACACAGATGCCCGCGTCGATGCCGATCGGGAAGACGTAGGAGAAGTTCCCGAAGCCCTTCTCGATCGCCAGCTCGCGCACGGCCGCGTAGGAACCGGCGAAACCGATGCCCGCGATGACCATCGCCCCGGCGATGACCACGCCCGCGAGTATCCGGTGCGTCCGTGTCAGCTTCAGTGGCCCGGCCACTTCGGTTCCCCTCCCAGTTCGGCATGTTGCGCCCACAGACTGGCACATGTGTGCGGTGCGCTGTGGGCCGGTACGCCGGGAGCCCGGCTCCCAAAAGGGGCCGGGCTCCTCAAACCGCAGGCAAATGCCGGGTGGCCGGCGGCTACTTGTCCTTGCCGGAGGCCGACGGCGAGGCCGACTCGGACGGCGACTTCGACGACTTCGAGGAGTCGGAGCCGGACTTGTCACCGGACTTCTCACCCGACTTGTCGTCGGACTTCTGCGACGGCGACTTCGACGCGTCGGCCGACTTCGACGCGGACGCCGACGGGGAGGCGCTCTTGCCCGACACGGTGTCCTTCACCGAGGCCACCACCTCGCGGGCCGCCTTCTCGGCGTCCTTCGACAGCTCGTCCGCGTCCGGCGTCTTCTCGCCCGCGAGCCCCGAACCGTTGTAGTTCACCGTGACGACCACGTTGTCGATGCGCGAGACGACCGTCTGCTGCTTCGAGGTGACGTCCTTCTTCTTCGCCTTGTACGTGCTGTCGGAGCGCACCAGCGTCGCCTCGTCGCCCGTCCCGGCGACCTCGGACGTCTTCATCTTCTTCGCGCTCTCGTCCGACTGCGCGTCCTTGACCTGCTTCGCGTAGTACGCGGACGCCAGGTCGTCGCCGCTGCCCCGGTTCACGTCCGAGTCGAAGCGGAGCATGGACACGTTCAGCCAGCGGTACTGGGAGCCCTTCACGCCGTTGCTGTCCAGGCTCGCCCAGGAGCAGCTGGCCCGCGTCGACTCGTCGTCCGACGCCCCGGACTTGCTCTTGCCCTTCGGCGCGAGGTCGTCCAGCGTCTTCTTCGACAGGGTGTCGCACGCCTTCGGCAGCGACTTGTACGTCGCGGCCCGGACCTTCTTCGCCGCCTCCCCCGCGGTGGACGCGGACGCCTTCGCCCCCGAGGACGCCGTGTCCTTGGCGCTCGCGTCGTCGGAACCCGAGTCGGACGAGCAGCCGGCGACGACGAGGACCACCGGCACGGCGGCGGCGCAGGCGAGTATGCGGGTGAGTCGCTTGGTCGGACGGTGCATGGTTCCTTCACTGGGACGCGGACAGAGGCACGGACCGGACACGCGACCACCGGCCAACCTTCAACCGGTCTTCACGAACCCGGGTCCGATGGGCCACCGTACGCGCTGTCCGACCCGCACGCCTCGCCTTCCCCGGACCCGCCCCGGCAGTCCCGGCGGCCCTACTCGCCGAACTTTCCGACCAGCTTCCGCGCCAGTTCCTGCGTCCTGTCCTGCATTTCCTTGCTGTCCGGCGCGTCGCCGGCGGCCGTCGGCTGGGCCTCGTACGCGATGGTCACCACGACGTTCGACGTGCGGAACACCACAGTCACGGTCCGGGTCGGCGACGCCGTCGACCCCGCCTGTACGTCGTTGAGGAACGCCTGGTCACCGAGGCCTTCGAGCAGGCGCGGCTGGAGATCGGTCGGCGACGCGGAATCGGACGCGGAGCCCGAACCGGCCGATTTCGGCGAACCGGACTCCTCGGATGGATCGGACGACTTGCCGGCGGACTTCCCGGACGACTTGCCGGACAGCCCCGACTTCGACGACGCGGAGGCCGAGGGGGGCGGCGGCGAGGAATCTGCGCCGCCGGGCTCCACCGTGCCCGTCACCGTGCCCGGGTCCGGCAGATCCGCCTTCTCGGCCTCCGTGGCGAAGACCTGCTCCGCCGACGAGTCGTCGCTCACCCCGGCGTCGTACGACACCACCCGCTCGAAATCCAGCGTCAGCCGGTGCGAACCGCCCGCCGCCGAGTCGTCCTTCCAGCGGCACCCGACCCGGCGCCCGGTGTCGAACGTGGTCGTCGCCACGCCCTCGTACGCCCTGTCCCGCTGGTCCTCGTCCGTGATCTTCGCGATCCCCGGCAGCATCGTGTCCAGCATGCTCTGCTCGGGCTGGCCGCACGGCTCCGGCAGGGTGCGGTACTTGCCCGGCTTCGCGACGGAGGCCGAGGTGCTGACGTCGTCCGGCTTGGAGTCGTCGGTGCCGCCGCCGTCGTCGGCGCCTGCGCTGCACCCGGCGAGCAGCGCTGTCAGAAGGACGGCGACACCCGGCACGTACGCGTACGACTTCCGCTGCACCCTGGGGCTCCTTACTGGGCTGATGCCGGGTTATTCGATTGCCGCGGCGGGGCGGCCGATGGTGCCATGTCTATCGCACGCATCGCCGTGGACGCCGGTCCAGCATCCTTTTTGTTGACCTTGGCTCCGGTATTTGCGTTTCCCTACTTCTGTTCACTTAGGCCCAACTGTCGCGTACAACGGGGGATTTCATGTCATACGTAGAGGTACCTGGAGCAAAGGTCCCCATCCGCATGTGGGCCGATCCGGCCACGGTCGAGGACGCCGCGATGCAGCAGCTCCGCAACGTGGCGACCCTCCCCTGGATCAAGGGCCTCGCCGTCATGCCCGACGTGCACTACGGCAAGGGCGCGACGGTCGGTTCCGTCATCGCGATGCGGGGAGCGGTGTGCCCGGCGGCGGTGGGGGTGGACATCGGGTGCGGGATGAGCGCGGTGAAGACATCGCTGACCGCCAACGATCTGCCGGGTGACCTGTCCCGCCTGCGCTCGAAGATCGAGCAGGCGATCCCGGTGGGCCGCGGCATGCACGACGACCCGGTCGACCCGAGCCGGATGCACGGGTTCGCGACGGCGGGGTGGGACGACTTCTGGGGGCGGTTCGAGGGGGTCGCCGACTCGGTGAAGTTCCGGGAGGGGCGGGCCGTCAAGCAGATGGGAACGCTGGGCGCCGGCAACCACTTCGTAGAGTTTTGTGTCGATACGTCCGATTCGGTGTGGCTCATGCTGCACTCCGGTTCCCGCAACATCGGCAAGGAACTGGCGGACCATCACATCGGTGTGGCCCAGGGCCTCCCGCACAACCAGAACCTGGTCGACCGCGACCTGGCCGTGTTCATCTCGGAGACCCCGCAGATGGCGGCGTACCGCAACGACCTGTTCTGGGCGCAGGAGTACGCCAAGTACAACCGCTCGATCATGATGGCGCTCTTCAAGGACGTGATCCGCAAGGAGTTCAGGAAGGCCAAGCCGGTCTTCGAGCCGGAGATCAGCGCTCACCACAACTACGTGAGTGAGGAGCGCTACGACGGTATGGACCTGCTCGTCACCCGCAAGGGCGCGATCCGCGCGGGCTCCGGCGAGTACGGCATCATCCCGGGCTCCATGGGCACGGGCTCGTACATCGTGAAGGGCCTCGGCAACACGGCCTCCTTCAACTCCGCGTCGCACGGCGCGGGCCGGAGGATGAGCCGGAGCGCCGCGAAGAGACGTTTCTCGACGCGGGACCTGGAGGAGCAGACGCGGGGCGTGGAGTGCCGCAAGGACTCCGGTGTCGTGGATGAGATCCCCGGTGCGTACAAGCCGATCGAGCAGGTCATCGACCAGCAGCGGGATCTGGTCGAGGTCGTCGCGAAGCTGAAGCAGGTCATCTGCGTCAAGGGCTGACCTGGCTGAAGGGCCCGGGCGGCAGCCGGTCCGGGCCCTCGATTCGCTGCTCCGGCATCGGTTCCTTTCCGCTGCGGAGCCGCCCCTGGCGCAGATTGCAGCTCTGGTGGGTGCGGCCCGGCTCTTCGGCGGCGGCTTCCGCCAGGGTGATCGATCCGATTCACCCTTGTGCGTGGCCGGGGCCATGGCGTCAGGGCACCAGCACCAGCCGCCCCCGCACCCCGCCCTCCGCCAGGCGGGCGTGGGCCTTCGCCGCGTCCGTGAGGGGGAAGGTCTCGGCGACCCGGGCGGTCAGGACGCCCTCGTCGGTCAGGCGGGCGAGTTCCGCGAGTCGGGTGCCGTCCGCCGTCACCTCCACCGAAGATGTGCGCACCCCGCGCTCCGGTGCCGGTTCCGCGCCGGGGATGACGCCGACGTACGCGCCGCCGTCCCGGACCCAGCCGAGCGCCTCGGCGCCGATGAACGCCGCGTCGAGGACTCCGTCCGCAGGGGCGGGCGTCGTACCGCGTGCCGCGAAGGCCGTCGCGCCGAAGGAGCGGGTCAGCTCCTCGTCGGCCTCGGCCGCGTACGCCGTGACCTCGATGCCGCGGTGGGCGGCGAGCTGGATCGCGTAGCCGCCGACGGCGCCGGCCGCACCGGTGATCAGCAGCGACTGGCCCGGTTCCAGGGCGAGCCGGTCGAGGGTCTGCGCGGCCGTGAGGGCGTTGAGGGGGATGCTCGCCGCGTGGACCGCGTCCACGGAGGTCGGGGCGGCGGCAACCGCGGATGCGTCGACGACGACGTACTCGGCGTGGGTGCCGAGCTGCTTGATGGGGCCGTGGTGCACGGCGATGACCTTGTCGCCCACCTGCCACTCGGGGGAGTCGCCCACCGCGTCGACGGTTCCGGCGACGTCCCAGCCGAGGCCGATCCGCTGCCCGGCGCCGCCGAAGGCTCCGGAGCGCACGCCCGCGTCGACCGGGTTGAGGGCGGCGCCGGCGACCTTGATCCTGATCTGGCCCGCGCCCGGTTCGGGTCGCTCGACGTCCACGATCTCGACCGCTTCCGGTCCGCCGAACTCCGTGACGACTGCTGCTCGCATGACAACTCCTGTTTTTGTTGGGCCAGTTGGTGCGGTTCTTGCGCTTCCCTTTCCGCAGTGACGACTCTATGGAGTGCTACTCTCTTTTGGTAAGTACGTACCTGGAGGTGCGTACGGCACCGTGAAGTGCGCGGGAGGTCCGGGGAGCCATGGCGACGAGGACGGCGGCGCAGCGCCGCGAGCAGGCGCGGTTCGCGTACGACGCGTTCCTGCGGGAGTGCCCGACCAATCAGCTGCTCGCGCGGCTGAGCGACAAGTGGGTGAGCCTGGTCGTGGCGGCACTCGCCGGGCACGACGGGCCGATGCGGTACTCGGATCTCGGCCGGAAGGTCGCGGGCGTCAGCCAGAAGATGCTCACGCAGACGCTGCGCGGCCTGGAGCGGGACGGGCTCGTGGCGCGGACGGTGACGCCGTCCGTGCCGGTGCGGGTCGACTACGAACTGACCGTGCTGGGCCGCAGCCTGAGCGGTCTGCTCGTCGCGGTGAAGGACTGGGCGGAGACGCACATGGACGAGGTGGCCGTGGCGCGGGAGAGCTACGACTCCCACGCCCAGTAGCTGTCCGGGGTTGTCAGAAGTAGTACGTGTCCCCTGTGTCCAGGACCAGCACCTGGTGCCGGTTGTTGTCCGGGTTGTGGTCGACCGGGCCGCCGGTCCAGACGGTGTCGAGGCGGACGGTCACCTCGGTGGGGCGTGCGGCGAGGCGGACGTCGACGGTGAGCGGGGTGCCGAGGGCCGCCGCGGGAAGGGCGCCGGTGCGGCAGTCGACGGTGCGCGGGCCCGTGCGCAGGCAGGCGTCGGGCAGGCCGGGCTGGGCGTCGGTGAGCGGGGCGGACAGGGCGAGCCGGAGAGTGGTGTCGGGGACGTCGGTGGGGCCGTGGTTCTCGGGGGTGAGAGCGACGGTGACCCGGTCGCCGGCCAGCCGGACGCTGCCGTGGTGGGCGAGGTCGGCCTCGGCGGGGGCGGTGCCGCCCGGCGGCAGCAGGAGGACGAGGGCGGGGGCGAGAGCGAGGGCCGGGTGCACGGCTGACCTCCTGGTGCGCTGGGTCGGTGGGCCGATCTATCCCACGTGCGCGGCGCCGTGACACGTGCGTGACACCCTGTGGCGCATGACCGTCGCTCGTTCCGTGTTCCTGTTCGTCCTCGCCGCGCTGTTCGAGATCGGCGGCGCCTGGCTGGTGTGGCAGGGGGTGCGCGAGCACCGCGGGTGGGCGTGGATCGGCGCGGGGGTGATCGCGCTCGGGCTGTACGGGTTCGTGGCGACGCTCCAGCCGGACGGCGAGTTCGGGCGGATCCTGGCGGCGTACGGCGGGGTGTTCGTGGCCGGTTCGATCGCCTGGGGCGTGGTCGCGGACGGGTACCGGCCGACCCGCTGGGACGTGGCCGGCGCGCTGATCTGCCTGGTGGGGATGGCCGTGATCATGTACGCCCCGCGGGGCGACTGACCGCCCGTCGTACGCTGGCACCAGCCGTCCGTCGAGCCCCGAGGAGCAGTCATGGCCCCCGCCCCCGCATCCCGTATCGCCGTCATCACGGGCGCGAGCAGCGGCATCGGTGCCGCGACGGCCCGGCAGCTGGCGGCGGCCGGATACCGGGTGGTGCTCACGGCACGCCGCAAGGACCGCATCGAGGCGCTGGCGGAGGAGATCAACGCGGCCGGGCACCAGGCCGCCGCGTACGCCCTCGACGTGACGGACCGGGCGGCGGTGGACGAGTTCGCGACGGCCTTCAAGACGATCGGCGTGCTGGTGAACAACGCCGGCGGGGCGCTGGGCGCCGACCCGGTGGCCTCCGGCGACCCCGAGCAGTGGCGCCGGATGTACGAGACGAACGTGCTCGGCACGCTGAACGTGACGCAGGCCCTGCTGCCCGCCCTGACCGCGTCCGGCGACGGCACGGTCGTCGTCCTCTCCTCGACCGCCGGGTTCGCGACGTACGAGGGCGGCGGCGGTTACGTGGCCGCCAAGCACGCCGAGCACGTGCTCGCGGAGACGCTGCGCCTGGAGATCGTCGGCACTCCGGTGCGGGTCATCGAGGTGGCGCCCGGCATGGTGAAGACGGACGAGTTCGCGCTGACCCGGTTCGGCGGGGACGAGGAGAAGGCGGCGAAGGTGTACGCGGGGGTGGCCGAGCCGCTGAC is a genomic window containing:
- the lysS gene encoding lysine--tRNA ligase, with the protein product MTVAQSTSAEPQENADWVSRFADDVIAESERRAPGKPVVVASGLSPSGPIHLGNLREVMTPHLVADEIRRRGRTVRHLISWDDFDRYRKVPNGVPGTDASWAEHIGKPLTSVPAPAGSAYPNWAEHFKAAMVEALADLGVEFDGISQTEQYTSGTYREQILHAMRHRGDIDAILDQYRTKKDPGKKPQQKNQKPVDEAELEAAEGSGAADEDDGSGGTGGYYPYKPFCGECGKDLTTVTSYDDETTELSYTCTLDGFTETVLLSEFNRGKLVWKVDWPMRWAYEGVIFEPSGVDHSSPGSSFQVGGQIVDQVFGGKQPIGPMYAFVGISGMAKMSSSKGGVPTPGDALQIMEPQILRWLYARRRPNQSFKIAFDQEIQRLYDEWDKLSAKVADGSALPADAAAYSRAIGVAGRELPRTPRPLPYRTLASVADVTAGDTEQTLRILSELDPENPVTALVSVRPRLDKAEAWITKYVPAESRTIVRTEPDTEALAALDEASRASIRLLLDGLDSHWSLDGLTHLVYGVPKVQAGYSADATAKELPAEIKVAQRSFFALLYDLLVGRDTGPRLPTLLLAVGAERVRRLLGA
- a CDS encoding PA14 domain-containing protein; this translates as MITDRFVAGRRAAAAGLALALPLGGALLAAPAAHATVTCGDTTFKRTFYSNTSFSGTPKKTDCDTTVDQKWTGAPLSGMATNNFSVRWSLTRDFGSGGCFTYRLSGTDGLRLYVDGVRKVDKWKNTGDAGNSVPGTFCIGSGSHTVRVDHANWTGLSRVKFTWPASSDSKKPLAPTGIRTTYDAATGRANATWTKNRELDIKHYRVLVETDGTGVTDWTTTGTTASYALPKDGRKYRFCIAAVDKWTNYGAWGCGPYVTPPDRTAPPVPYVPASDVSVSTILGEPRVNVWLGQVREAEGPLFTLWRATAAAGPYTKVATMDLRETPGEQYLYDETPAQKTTYHYTVSATDAAGNTSARTTPVAVTTPDTKAPGAVTGLAAKPDAGGVALSWAAPADDAVSWQVYGLDEGAAGAPVLLGTADAAAYRDTTAKPGVRRAYTVYAVDAAGHRAKPVSVTSRRAVAPASIVYLRPDADGRPELHLRVAADNDHSGGFKVYSGTSTSTVRTTLRACAPEEIFRTSLYVECRCLLTDFGGSTDRYVTAFAVAGNGVLSTDFKAVRYEDTVAPPVPAGFTATPGAEGTALSWNASPVADLHSYWLRSGRVETVDGVRSCGSGLLSEVLEGGVTSFRDTEVLPDGVERCWELRAVDGANNYSEAATVYATGVSG
- a CDS encoding FG-GAP-like repeat-containing protein, which produces MSRHKRPRRSLVIGATAAVTALAGGLLVVLPGAASAAPSGYADDFNGDGYHDLATGAPGAVANGKAKTGAVVVNYGSKSGVSAARHKITSQSSSGVPGASETNDRFGTELAHGDLNRDGYGDLVVGTPLEDVGSDKDGGSVTILWGSASGLSGGTTISDPNKSGHDRFGQSLAVGDFTGDGKADLAVGSTGKDVWIFKGGFTKSAGAAGKLRLDTAIRSGGYPEGAVQLTAGDFDDDGTDDLVVGTFTGAFVYLGAAGGPSALQTRASTENASALAAGDFDHDGHDDLAVGDDSTGGQVAKGGSVTVYYGGAAGVDTTRTGVFSQATAGVPGADEYGDSFGDALAAGDANGDGYADLAVAAPSEAFGSDSISDAAGNVWVLRGGASGLTGTGAQSFNQGTPGVPDSNEFFDLFGEALHFADHNKDGRADLSVGNGGENSDDGSVTVLRGASGGVSLTGVTTFTGPATGITRSGYDPMFGDTFSGS
- a CDS encoding DUF2637 domain-containing protein; the encoded protein is MAGPLKLTRTHRILAGVVIAGAMVIAGIGFAGSYAAVRELAIEKGFGNFSYVFPIGIDAGICVLLALDLLLTWIRIPFPLLRQTAWLLTAATIAFNGAAAWPDPLGVGMHAVIPILFVVSVEAARHAIGRIADITADKHMEGVRITRWLLSPLPTFLLWRRMKLWELRSYEAVIKLEQERLVYQARLRSRFGRAWRRKAPVESLMPLRLARYGVPLAETAPAGLAAAGIEPQLLPPQPEVRSRQELPVLERPVPQQREQAQEERAQEHPQQAQQNQQAQSAQHPQQAQAPQQAPQQQLQEQSQEQPHPAGPEAESGAQVPSQWFAQPRQVEYNGDYDPNFVPPEAPQQQPQQVPVPVPHQRAPEPAPVAQPQPQPQPQPEPQPQPEADPEFPVPTGAGGTRPLGDGAAQPSAPSDEDLYEVFRYSIDGEGMPTPGAFQANVEATYGSRLSQRDLARYHEMFSKRLNAEFVDDHIA